aTGCAATAGCTTACACTGTGAACAACCAAGAGGTGTATGGAGCCAAAGCTACGATGAACGTATGGGATCCCTCCGTCCAAGCGGAGAACGAGTTCAGCCTCTCCCAGATTTGGATTCTCTCGGGATCATTCGACGGCGCAGATCTCAACAGCATCGAAGCTGGCTGGCAGGTACATATTTCTTGAAGTCCACTCTGTATCAGCTTCAGCCTTCTTTGAAATGCCAACGTCTTTGTTTAAAGTACTCAACAAAATTTGATGGGCATTCAATGGAGCTTTCACTAATTTCCATGACTGTACAGTATTCGAATTGAATAAGAAGTGTGTGGAGTTCTGAAGGCCGCCATAAGCTTTGACTTATAAGATTCCCAGCAAGGAAGAGTAGATCGGTGTATCATCTTGATACATGTTACTTGTTGGCAGTGTGACCGGAAGAAGTCCACCATTTGACTTCCGAGGGCACGCTAAAAGCTCGAGGGAGGTGGGTGAGCTCACGATGACATACCTTATATGTTACCGTGGAACTTCGGCTGTATGATCTCGGTGGTGTTCTTCGGATTAGGACCACCCAATTTATTCTGCAGCTAATCTTTTACATTGCCATTTAATAGCTTGTCGGAATGTCGAAAGCACAATAAAGGTTTACCAACCAAACGTACCTTCTTCATTGAAGGAGATGGTCCGAAATGATAGCCATGACAGTGTCTGTGAAAGAATGAGTTCATCTTCTTGGAATGGTGATCTGAAGCTTTATACTTTGTTCTAGTCAGGTCAGCCCTGAGCTCTATGGAGACAGCAGACCGAGGCTGTTCACATACTGGACGGTGAGACCCAACATTTCTGAGCTCTCACTCGAGTGCCAATCATAAGCTCCGCTCCTTGTGATGCAACAGAGTGATGCGTACCGAGCGACAGGCTGCTACAATCTCCTCTGCGCAGGATTCATACAGACGAACAACAGGATCGCCATCGGAGCAGCCATATCGCCGGTATCGTCCCCTGGAAGCAGCCAATACGACATCACCATCCTCGTATGGAAGGTAGGAAGTTTCGCAGGTTAAGAACAGTGCCGGTCCTATGCATGAGAAGCGTGTGTTGGTCCCTCAGGATCCGAAGCTGGGGAACTGGTGGATGAGCTTCGGTGAGAGCATGCTGGTGGGGTACTGGCCGGCGGAGCTATTCACGCACCTCTCCGACCGCGCCACCATGGTGGAGTGGGGAGGGGAGGTGGTGAACATGAGGCCCAACGGCGAGCACACCTCGACGCAGATGGGGTCGGGCCGCTTCGCCGGGTCCGGGTTCGGGAAGGCGAGCTACTTCCGCAACCTGGAGGTCGTCGACGCCGACAACAGCCTGGTCTCAGCTCAGGCCATAACGACGCTGGCGGAGAACACCAAATGCTACGACATCAGGAGCTTCTCCAACGCCGACTGGGGCACGTACTTCTACTTCGGCGGGCCAGGGAACAACCCCCAGTGCCCTTGATCTCCTCGTCCTCACCACGCAAACTTAGTGCATCTCTGCATTGTACAATCGGCATCAGTGCCCTGCAAAGGCTAAGGGGGGGTTTTGTTGCTACTGAGGTGCCATAGTTCCTCGTATAGTAGTAGTAATAGTCGTAGTAGGCACCATATTCTTTGATGGCTTCTACTTCTCCGTGGACTCTGTTTGCTATAATGCAACGATCTTGGCAGCTACCCTTTGCACTTTGGAGATCGATTTGGCCTTTTTCTCGACGAGGAAAAATGCTTCGTGTCTACTGAGctcatcatattttataggtTAAAAATGGCTTATGGGAGGTGAGAAAATAGAGGTaggggaggagagagagaaaaaagtcaaaaaa
The window above is part of the Musa acuminata AAA Group cultivar baxijiao chromosome BXJ1-1, Cavendish_Baxijiao_AAA, whole genome shotgun sequence genome. Proteins encoded here:
- the LOC135610778 gene encoding protein neprosin-like, translating into MEVERRRRRRRIGERDCSCACTTMSSSYLCPLAFSLLFLLLSCCDEMIGASASNYTTLRLARIQRHLERINKPAAKTIQSPDGDIIDCVPRHKQPALDHPLLSDHKIQRVAPQRPKFKVERSPRNYSASDAPRRAWQAWHHVGHCPRGTVPIRRSSVDDVLRAKSLFHFGKKQMRVPLARKVDAPDVVSGNGHEHAIAYTVNNQEVYGAKATMNVWDPSVQAENEFSLSQIWILSGSFDGADLNSIEAGWQVSPELYGDSRPRLFTYWTSDAYRATGCYNLLCAGFIQTNNRIAIGAAISPVSSPGSSQYDITILVWKDPKLGNWWMSFGESMLVGYWPAELFTHLSDRATMVEWGGEVVNMRPNGEHTSTQMGSGRFAGSGFGKASYFRNLEVVDADNSLVSAQAITTLAENTKCYDIRSFSNADWGTYFYFGGPGNNPQCP